The following are encoded in a window of Psychrobacter sp. P11F6 genomic DNA:
- a CDS encoding Nif3-like dinuclear metal center hexameric protein, producing MTTHNISTKPSNTAITVQALTTFCDDYLSADAFKDYAPNGLQVDGGRPIKRIITGVTACEALIDAAIADNADAIMVHHGYFWKGEPAPITGMKGQRIRKLMQHGISLIAYHLPLDAHPVIGNNAKLADALNMTVIGALYPSESHPVGNIATCTPQNAQSLITHITQTLGRLPLHISANYSAPNSTSAHIDNNRIIEHVGICTGGAQDMIEQAALMGCDAFISGEISERTTHIARELGIDYFACGHHATERGGIQALGHIVSQAFGIPVTFVDIDNPA from the coding sequence ATGACCACACACAATATCTCAACCAAGCCCTCAAATACCGCCATTACCGTTCAAGCGCTGACCACATTCTGTGATGACTATTTATCAGCAGATGCTTTTAAAGATTATGCCCCTAATGGTTTACAAGTAGATGGGGGTCGACCTATCAAGCGCATCATCACTGGTGTAACGGCTTGTGAGGCGTTGATTGATGCGGCGATTGCTGACAATGCAGACGCCATTATGGTACATCATGGTTATTTTTGGAAAGGCGAACCTGCCCCCATCACTGGTATGAAAGGTCAGCGTATCCGTAAACTTATGCAGCATGGTATCTCTTTGATTGCTTATCATCTACCGCTCGATGCCCATCCTGTCATTGGTAATAATGCCAAGCTGGCTGACGCATTAAACATGACCGTTATCGGCGCTTTATACCCTAGTGAGTCGCATCCAGTAGGTAATATCGCTACTTGTACACCGCAAAATGCTCAAAGCCTCATTACTCACATTACTCAGACGCTAGGACGATTGCCATTGCATATCTCTGCCAATTATAGCGCACCGAATAGTACAAGCGCTCATATCGATAATAACAGAATTATCGAACACGTGGGCATTTGTACGGGCGGCGCACAAGATATGATCGAACAAGCTGCATTGATGGGCTGTGACGCCTTTATCTCTGGCGAAATATCAGAACGTACCACCCATATTGCCCGTGAGCTGGGCATTGATTATTTCGCTTGTGGACATCACGCGACAGAACGCGGCGGTATTCAAGCACTCGGTCACATAGTTTCTCAAGCATTTGGCATACCCGTGACCTTTGTAGATATTGATAATCCTGCTTAG
- the yfaE gene encoding class I ribonucleotide reductase maintenance protein YfaE: MTWVMTSKKQFYLHDDESLLDGLLRTGHDINYQCKEGYCGSCRIKRIASSHVIDYPFAPLAMIDEDEILPCCCRVQGVIYINHEHTIE; encoded by the coding sequence ATGACTTGGGTAATGACGAGTAAAAAGCAATTTTACTTGCATGATGACGAAAGCTTGCTTGATGGATTGCTACGCACCGGACATGATATCAATTATCAATGTAAGGAAGGCTATTGTGGCAGCTGCCGCATTAAGCGTATCGCCAGCTCACACGTCATTGACTATCCGTTTGCACCCCTTGCCATGATTGATGAAGACGAGATCCTGCCCTGCTGTTGTCGTGTACAGGGTGTGATTTATATCAATCACGAGCATACTATAGAGTAA
- a CDS encoding type II toxin-antitoxin system Phd/YefM family antitoxin codes for MQPIFATQTASISELKANPSALIKQSDGESIAILNHNKPVAYLVSTDVFERMMEAMDDMALSQTVSARLNDGQIPIKVCLDDL; via the coding sequence ATGCAACCAATATTTGCCACACAGACAGCCAGTATTTCAGAACTAAAAGCCAACCCATCGGCACTGATTAAACAGTCAGATGGTGAGTCCATTGCTATTTTAAACCATAACAAACCCGTGGCTTACCTAGTTTCGACAGACGTATTCGAACGTATGATGGAAGCGATGGACGACATGGCATTAAGCCAAACCGTTAGCGCACGATTAAATGACGGGCAGATACCGATAAAGGTATGTTTGGATGACTTATAA
- a CDS encoding type II toxin-antitoxin system RelE family toxin — MTYNLEFHPLALKEWKKIAPNIQQQFKKKLQQRLSNPHVPASKLSGHTDTYKIKLRTVGYRLVYTVKDDVVVVYVLAVGKRENNKVYDNLATRQP, encoded by the coding sequence ATGACTTATAATCTTGAGTTTCATCCTTTGGCATTAAAAGAGTGGAAAAAGATAGCACCAAATATTCAGCAGCAGTTTAAGAAAAAATTACAGCAGCGATTGTCAAACCCTCATGTGCCTGCGTCAAAACTATCGGGACATACGGATACTTATAAAATTAAGTTACGCACTGTAGGGTATCGTCTGGTATACACCGTAAAAGATGATGTGGTGGTAGTTTATGTATTGGCAGTTGGCAAAAGAGAAAACAACAAAGTATATGACAATCTTGCGACGCGCCAGCCATGA
- a CDS encoding transglycosylase SLT domain-containing protein, producing MQRITYRVKVSAQGARRRISYLLRPSKRLPNTKSNIVSSVTPTTSSRFSRTKKLAQVSSIALLSLPAESLTTMRAPVPAYDNVMLESTLTIAAVPGDSTYFATDGFQHGFGFDLVRTYADELGVDIDLKAYANEETALKALRSGEVDMALTTASTQLKSKFNLSSINISCGYDASLTKNGLHPKVSWTFNSSNDPLSQKASYFLCDSIKLKNTQKLAAFYNQNLLKDAYSQDHFQKTLTEKLPDYQSSFEEQARNYNHDWELLVAMGYQESHLDANAVSPTGVRGLMMLTNNTAKAMGVSDRVDPYQSIGGGARYLEQMKDDFADVPKTDRIWFALAGYNMGPNAVKSIQRKLRDQGIDDKNWANVYAYLADNKAANSRYGQAMHYVSNIRSYLETIKTQTV from the coding sequence ATGCAGCGTATTACTTATCGTGTGAAAGTATCTGCGCAAGGGGCTAGACGCCGTATTTCTTATTTACTGCGTCCATCTAAACGCCTACCGAACACTAAAAGTAACATCGTTTCATCCGTTACCCCGACGACATCGAGTCGTTTTTCTAGAACCAAAAAGCTGGCGCAAGTTTCTAGTATTGCCCTTCTCTCTTTACCTGCTGAGAGTCTGACGACGATGCGTGCGCCAGTGCCAGCCTATGATAACGTCATGCTAGAAAGCACGTTAACCATCGCTGCCGTCCCCGGTGACAGCACTTATTTTGCGACTGACGGTTTTCAACATGGCTTTGGTTTTGATTTGGTACGTACTTATGCTGACGAGCTTGGCGTTGATATCGATCTAAAAGCGTATGCCAATGAAGAAACTGCCCTAAAGGCGTTGAGATCGGGCGAGGTAGACATGGCATTAACAACGGCCAGTACGCAATTAAAGAGCAAGTTTAACTTATCGTCTATCAACATCAGTTGCGGCTATGACGCCAGCTTAACAAAGAATGGTTTACATCCAAAAGTCAGTTGGACGTTCAATTCATCCAATGACCCATTATCACAAAAAGCCAGTTACTTTTTATGTGACAGCATTAAGCTGAAAAACACACAAAAACTTGCTGCCTTTTACAATCAAAACTTGCTGAAAGACGCCTATAGCCAAGATCATTTCCAAAAAACGTTGACCGAAAAACTGCCTGATTATCAATCGTCTTTTGAAGAGCAAGCACGCAATTATAATCATGATTGGGAATTATTGGTGGCCATGGGTTATCAAGAATCACACCTTGATGCCAATGCTGTATCGCCAACGGGTGTGCGTGGTCTCATGATGTTGACCAATAATACAGCCAAAGCAATGGGCGTCTCAGATCGCGTCGATCCCTACCAAAGTATCGGCGGCGGCGCGCGTTATTTAGAGCAAATGAAAGATGACTTTGCTGATGTGCCAAAGACAGATCGTATTTGGTTTGCGCTTGCCGGCTACAACATGGGACCAAATGCAGTAAAGAGTATTCAGCGTAAACTGCGAGATCAAGGTATTGATGATAAAAACTGGGCGAACGTTTATGCGTACTTAGCTGATAATAAAGCTGCCAATAGTCGTTATGGTCAAGCGATGCATTATGTTAGCAATATTAGAAGTTATCTTGAAACTATCAAAACTCAAACCGTTTAG
- a CDS encoding S1C family serine protease codes for MSSSRNTSSKASVLKWLPWVLLLVVIAAFIWLFASMKTASEQAWEPPRTTPAEQQASAPVSDTPAAISSYHNAVARASRSVVNIYTTQTMAEHPYMNDPVLRRFFEFHGAPSEEQGNTNLGSGVIVSEDGYIVTNAHVIEKADEITVAFNDGRKSRARIVGTDPDSDLAVIKVDMTGLAPLGFRKEPIRVGDVALAIGNPFGVGQTVTQGIISATGRTGLGVNKFEDFIQTDAAINPGNSGGALVDAFGELIGINTAIYSRSGGSMGIGFAIPTAIVEQVMNAIIKDGKVSRGWLGIEIQSQLRDPTQLETSTGVEVLNVVPKSPAAKSGLRIGDIILTIDGVEMTDANTLIQYVARKAPNTTLNAQILRRGKNAQVKILLEERPAQEPMERPVVILDENVGGMEDPNLQGERQDVPMMSEAERDRMREELLQLFERDGAPL; via the coding sequence ATGTCGTCATCTCGGAACACCAGCAGCAAGGCGTCTGTATTAAAATGGTTACCTTGGGTTTTATTGCTAGTCGTGATTGCCGCATTTATTTGGTTGTTTGCGAGTATGAAGACGGCATCGGAGCAGGCATGGGAGCCGCCCAGAACCACACCTGCTGAGCAGCAAGCGTCAGCACCTGTTTCTGATACACCCGCAGCGATTTCTTCTTATCATAATGCGGTTGCTCGCGCCTCACGATCAGTCGTGAATATCTACACCACGCAAACGATGGCAGAGCATCCTTATATGAATGATCCTGTGTTGCGCCGCTTTTTTGAGTTCCATGGTGCACCGTCAGAAGAGCAGGGCAATACCAATTTAGGCTCTGGGGTGATTGTCTCAGAAGATGGCTATATCGTGACCAACGCCCATGTGATTGAAAAAGCCGATGAAATTACGGTCGCCTTTAATGATGGTCGTAAGAGCCGCGCTAGAATCGTTGGTACAGATCCAGACAGTGATTTGGCAGTGATTAAAGTAGATATGACCGGTTTGGCACCACTTGGTTTCCGTAAAGAACCTATCCGAGTTGGCGATGTTGCATTAGCGATTGGTAATCCGTTCGGTGTCGGTCAAACGGTAACGCAAGGAATTATCTCAGCGACAGGACGTACTGGGCTTGGAGTCAACAAGTTTGAAGACTTTATCCAGACCGATGCAGCGATTAACCCAGGTAATTCGGGCGGCGCACTCGTTGACGCTTTTGGTGAATTAATTGGTATTAATACGGCCATTTACTCACGCTCTGGCGGCTCTATGGGTATCGGTTTTGCTATTCCTACCGCCATCGTTGAGCAAGTGATGAATGCCATTATCAAAGATGGTAAGGTGAGCCGTGGTTGGTTGGGGATTGAGATACAGTCACAGTTACGTGACCCAACGCAGCTTGAAACCTCGACTGGGGTAGAAGTGCTTAATGTCGTTCCTAAGAGTCCTGCTGCTAAGAGTGGTCTGCGTATCGGCGACATTATTTTGACGATTGACGGTGTTGAGATGACGGATGCCAATACCTTGATTCAGTATGTCGCTCGTAAAGCACCGAATACCACACTGAATGCGCAAATATTACGCCGTGGTAAAAATGCCCAAGTCAAAATATTGTTAGAAGAGCGTCCAGCACAAGAGCCGATGGAACGTCCAGTTGTGATTCTTGATGAAAATGTTGGTGGTATGGAAGATCCAAACCTACAAGGTGAGAGACAAGACGTACCGATGATGTCAGAAGCCGAGCGTGACCGTATGCGTGAGGAGCTGTTGCAGTTATTTGAAAGAGACGGTGCACCCTTATAA
- a CDS encoding DUF6680 family protein, with protein sequence MDATDIVTILAVFLGPIFAVQIQKLLEYSKEHRNKKLSIFHVLMSTRGIKLSAEHVSALNMIDIEFYGKTRFGKHKQSNSEKKVTIAWKLYKDYLNTESQYIDNWDKQATDLFISLLSAMGQDLGYEFDDVQIKKDWYRPISHEHIENSKLKLLQGLVEMLDGEKAIPITIESLSQNKTKNQSDKLSY encoded by the coding sequence ATGGATGCTACAGACATAGTTACGATTTTAGCTGTTTTTCTTGGCCCTATCTTCGCAGTGCAAATTCAAAAACTTCTTGAATATAGTAAGGAACATAGAAACAAAAAGCTTAGTATCTTCCATGTATTAATGTCAACTCGTGGAATAAAATTATCCGCAGAGCACGTATCTGCATTGAATATGATAGATATAGAATTCTATGGAAAAACCCGTTTTGGAAAACATAAACAATCTAATAGTGAGAAAAAAGTTACGATTGCATGGAAGCTATATAAAGATTACTTAAATACAGAGTCACAATATATAGATAATTGGGATAAACAAGCGACTGATCTATTTATATCTTTGTTATCCGCCATGGGTCAGGATCTTGGATATGAGTTCGATGACGTCCAAATTAAAAAGGACTGGTATAGACCTATTAGCCATGAACATATTGAGAACAGCAAACTCAAGTTACTTCAAGGGTTGGTGGAAATGTTAGACGGTGAAAAAGCTATTCCAATAACTATTGAAAGTTTATCGCAAAATAAAACTAAGAATCAGAGTGATAAACTATCTTATTAA
- a CDS encoding LysM peptidoglycan-binding domain-containing protein — MSTVLSKSRSFIALPLTLAVSTLLISACSNTSAVKKGATNSSSVITKRPATKAPAASSSTDYSTAYLDADSLDELADLLEATDMTMVEGNKLAIQQYGDLWSRLRAGYRMNGGQPTYNQRIEGQKSWFTSRQDYLNRLTARASRYIYHTVREAERRNIPTELALLPVIESSYDPSGTSSAAAAGLWQFIPSTGRIYGLNQSSTYDGRRDVIESTRAAYDFLTALHNQFGSWELALAAYNAGPGRVQKAIDANRAQGLPTDYWSLRLPTETMNYVPRFLAVAEIVAKPEQYGVYLPAIANRQHFRSVPVNYGVSLAEVAQMTGVSYDELERLNTALTSGRVDSSGPQRIIIPNDVSLNTDVKLSSLRGNGTGNILASSNTSTPSSTTTTPSYNNKPYTGSSLPSTGSALADYAASASVPQQTTSYISPSATPTSSSVYSNNASVRTEPPLSTAETNKINAELKSSNSLPTTSAQITQNNTIVQEPPLSKEERDFIANQIRSNTPETNVINADGNINLSAVQTQQSILEASGEEKKLSFAKTSVSKPKPQGARTTYTVKRGDTLSNIASRAGVSWRDIAEWNQIDASSKLLSGSTLYLYNAKTIEPLSTANNAAASQPESYVVQSGDTLIGTANRFGLSVTQLATYNNLSSRADLLRGQKLWLIPGKVTAPVTTPAAPSTKPSKSSTATKNYKVKAGDGLIALARQFNVSTDTLASLNNMSTTSSLYVGQTLKVPASVDFDAANTSSSSSRNSSSSSVATTNYKVKSGDTLIGIANSVGISPAELAAVNSNFDAKARLQRGQTIKVPVSKGLVDRQLNDKTVSYKVKSGDTLTGVAQRYNIGLSDLATANNLKTNSNLILGRTITIPASGSVVATSSSNNQSSSSASSTAATSTASSGKKLGNTESYKVKSGDGLIALARQFGVSIDDLAATNDLATNAQLQRGQTLKVPKLTVSYTVGSGDSLIGLARKYGVSTQELAEMNNIAADTMLQRGQRLTVPNR, encoded by the coding sequence ATGTCTACTGTGCTATCGAAATCTCGCTCATTTATTGCGTTGCCATTGACGCTTGCGGTATCCACTCTACTTATCAGTGCTTGTAGCAATACGTCAGCGGTAAAAAAGGGTGCGACCAATAGCTCATCTGTTATTACTAAACGCCCAGCTACTAAAGCGCCTGCAGCAAGCAGCAGTACGGACTATTCAACGGCATATTTAGATGCAGATAGTTTGGATGAGTTAGCCGATTTACTCGAAGCCACTGACATGACTATGGTGGAAGGCAACAAACTTGCTATTCAGCAATATGGTGATTTATGGAGTCGCTTACGTGCTGGCTATCGTATGAATGGCGGTCAGCCGACTTATAATCAGCGTATCGAAGGGCAAAAAAGCTGGTTTACCAGTCGACAAGACTATTTAAATCGTTTAACTGCACGTGCCAGTCGCTATATCTATCACACCGTACGAGAAGCTGAGCGTCGTAATATCCCGACAGAGCTGGCTTTGTTACCTGTCATTGAGAGCTCTTACGATCCAAGCGGTACCAGTAGTGCGGCAGCAGCAGGCTTATGGCAGTTCATTCCAAGTACGGGTCGTATTTATGGTTTGAATCAAAGCAGTACCTATGATGGTCGCCGTGATGTCATCGAATCAACTCGCGCCGCTTATGACTTCTTGACCGCACTACATAACCAGTTTGGCAGTTGGGAGTTAGCATTAGCTGCTTATAATGCGGGTCCTGGTCGCGTGCAAAAGGCCATTGATGCTAATAGAGCTCAGGGTTTACCGACAGATTATTGGTCTCTGAGATTGCCTACTGAAACGATGAACTACGTGCCGCGTTTCTTGGCGGTAGCGGAAATTGTTGCCAAGCCTGAGCAATATGGTGTCTACTTGCCAGCCATCGCCAACCGTCAGCATTTCCGTAGTGTGCCAGTGAATTATGGCGTGAGCTTGGCTGAAGTTGCGCAAATGACAGGCGTGAGCTACGACGAATTAGAAAGGTTAAATACGGCCTTAACGTCAGGGCGTGTTGATTCTTCTGGTCCCCAGCGTATTATTATTCCTAATGATGTGAGTCTTAATACCGACGTTAAATTGAGCTCATTGAGAGGCAATGGTACGGGCAATATACTGGCATCGAGTAATACAAGCACACCAAGTAGCACGACCACGACGCCAAGCTATAATAACAAGCCCTATACTGGCTCCTCATTACCATCGACAGGTAGCGCCTTGGCTGATTATGCTGCAAGCGCTAGTGTGCCGCAGCAAACGACCAGTTATATATCACCGTCAGCCACACCTACTAGCAGCTCTGTCTACAGTAATAATGCCTCGGTGCGTACTGAGCCACCATTGAGTACGGCAGAAACCAACAAGATCAATGCTGAGCTAAAAAGCAGCAACAGTCTACCGACCACCTCTGCTCAAATTACACAGAATAATACGATTGTCCAAGAACCACCACTGAGCAAAGAAGAGCGTGATTTTATTGCCAATCAAATTCGCAGTAACACGCCTGAAACCAATGTAATCAATGCTGATGGTAATATTAATTTATCCGCAGTACAGACGCAGCAGTCTATTCTAGAAGCCAGTGGCGAAGAGAAAAAGCTTAGCTTTGCAAAAACATCAGTAAGCAAGCCAAAACCCCAAGGTGCACGTACCACTTATACCGTCAAGCGTGGTGATACCTTGTCTAATATCGCCAGTCGTGCGGGTGTCAGTTGGCGCGATATCGCTGAATGGAATCAAATAGATGCCAGCTCTAAGCTGCTATCAGGCAGTACCTTATACTTATACAATGCAAAAACCATCGAACCGTTGAGCACAGCTAACAATGCCGCGGCAAGCCAACCAGAGAGCTATGTAGTACAAAGCGGCGATACGCTAATTGGTACTGCTAACCGCTTTGGTCTATCGGTGACTCAGTTGGCAACCTACAATAATTTGAGTAGTAGAGCGGATTTACTACGTGGTCAGAAGCTATGGCTGATACCAGGTAAGGTGACTGCGCCAGTGACCACGCCTGCTGCTCCCTCGACCAAGCCAAGTAAATCAAGCACCGCTACTAAGAACTATAAAGTAAAAGCGGGCGATGGCTTGATTGCTCTCGCACGTCAGTTCAATGTTTCAACTGATACACTTGCCAGCCTCAATAATATGAGCACTACAAGCTCACTATATGTTGGTCAAACTCTAAAAGTACCTGCAAGTGTCGATTTCGATGCAGCAAACACCTCAAGCTCTAGTAGCCGTAACAGCAGCTCAAGTTCGGTGGCAACCACCAACTATAAAGTAAAATCTGGCGATACTTTGATCGGCATTGCCAATAGCGTGGGTATCAGTCCAGCTGAGCTTGCGGCGGTGAATAGCAACTTTGATGCAAAAGCACGCTTACAACGTGGTCAAACCATCAAAGTACCCGTGTCTAAAGGATTGGTTGATCGTCAGCTAAATGATAAAACTGTCAGTTATAAAGTAAAATCAGGCGATACGTTAACAGGCGTGGCGCAACGTTATAATATCGGTCTTAGTGACTTGGCAACAGCGAACAACCTGAAAACCAACTCTAATTTGATACTCGGTCGTACGATTACGATTCCTGCCAGTGGCAGCGTTGTAGCTACCTCTAGTAGCAATAACCAAAGCAGTAGTTCGGCTAGTAGCACTGCCGCAACTAGCACAGCGAGCAGTGGCAAAAAATTGGGCAACACCGAGAGCTATAAAGTTAAATCAGGTGATGGTTTGATTGCTTTGGCACGTCAATTTGGTGTTTCGATAGACGATTTGGCTGCCACCAACGATCTCGCGACTAATGCCCAGTTGCAGCGTGGACAAACGCTTAAAGTACCAAAGCTCACAGTGAGCTACACCGTTGGGTCAGGAGACAGTTTGATTGGCTTAGCACGTAAATATGGCGTCTCTACGCAAGAATTGGCTGAAATGAATAATATCGCGGCGGATACGATGCTACAGCGCGGTCAGCGCTTGACCGTACCTAATCGTTAA
- the nrdB gene encoding class Ia ribonucleoside-diphosphate reductase subunit beta: protein MTYSIFSQTPNNALTEPMFFGNPVNVARYDQQKHPIFEQLIEKQLSFFWRPEEVDVSRDRMDYGNLSSHEQHIFISNLKYQTLLDSIQGRSPNVVLLPLVSIPELETWIETWTFSETIHSRSYTHIIRNIINDPAIVFDDIMQNDHILERAADIAKYYDDLYYNSSLYNLYGAGTHTINGKQITVDLKSLKKQLYLCLMAVNVLEAIRFYVSFACSFAFAERKLMEGNAKIIKLIARDEALHLTGTQHILNLMRIGRDDPEMVDIAKECYEESIEIFRKAAEQEKEWAGYLFKDGSMIGLNKDILCQYIEYITNLRMEAVGLPVAFPNSKSNPIPWINTWLSSDNVQVAPQETEISSYLVGQIDSDLSDSDFDDFEL from the coding sequence ATGACTTATTCGATTTTTTCCCAAACGCCAAACAATGCGCTAACAGAGCCGATGTTTTTTGGTAATCCGGTCAACGTGGCGCGTTACGACCAACAAAAGCACCCTATCTTTGAGCAATTGATTGAAAAGCAGCTATCGTTCTTTTGGCGTCCAGAAGAAGTCGATGTCTCACGTGATCGTATGGATTATGGCAATTTATCCTCACATGAGCAGCATATCTTTATCAGTAATCTGAAATATCAAACGCTGCTCGACTCTATCCAAGGTCGTAGCCCAAACGTGGTGCTATTGCCACTGGTATCGATTCCTGAGCTTGAGACATGGATTGAGACGTGGACATTTTCTGAGACCATTCACTCGCGCAGCTATACCCATATCATTCGCAATATTATCAATGACCCTGCTATCGTCTTTGATGACATCATGCAAAACGATCATATCTTAGAGCGCGCCGCCGACATCGCCAAGTACTACGATGACTTGTATTATAACTCATCGCTATACAACCTATACGGTGCAGGCACGCATACGATCAATGGTAAGCAAATTACCGTTGATTTAAAATCGCTGAAAAAGCAGCTTTACTTGTGCTTGATGGCCGTCAACGTCTTAGAAGCCATTCGCTTTTATGTGTCATTTGCTTGCTCTTTTGCCTTTGCCGAGCGTAAGTTAATGGAAGGTAATGCCAAGATTATTAAATTGATTGCTCGTGATGAGGCGCTACATTTAACGGGTACTCAGCATATTTTGAATCTCATGCGCATCGGTCGTGATGATCCTGAGATGGTCGACATTGCCAAAGAGTGCTATGAAGAAAGCATCGAGATATTCCGTAAAGCGGCTGAGCAAGAAAAAGAATGGGCAGGCTATCTGTTTAAAGACGGCTCAATGATTGGTCTCAATAAAGACATTCTGTGCCAATATATCGAATATATCACCAATTTACGTATGGAAGCGGTTGGCTTACCAGTGGCATTCCCGAATTCTAAATCAAACCCAATCCCGTGGATTAACACGTGGTTGTCTTCTGACAACGTGCAAGTTGCCCCACAAGAGACAGAAATCAGCTCATACTTGGTGGGTCAAATTGATTCAGATTTATCAGACAGCGATTTTGATGATTTTGAACTTTAG